The following proteins are co-located in the Paracoccus saliphilus genome:
- a CDS encoding DUF2285 domain-containing protein: MLDGGRIADPIGSWHSPPPLDDDDTALFRYALGEGQYLQIVDCAIEDGTAVAAVIPLDLEGFDRLEAVHRLLSALHGRAIPPDTRLTRQQHARQRRMLRAFDGHRAGATQQEIAQAILKVGFLDRDEWQASSARHAIKALLRDARVMIAGGYRKLLRHRRRP, translated from the coding sequence GTGTTGGATGGGGGTCGGATCGCTGATCCAATCGGATCCTGGCATTCGCCGCCACCGCTCGATGACGATGATACAGCCCTGTTTCGCTATGCGCTTGGTGAGGGACAGTATCTCCAGATCGTCGATTGCGCCATCGAAGATGGGACGGCCGTGGCGGCCGTCATTCCGCTCGATCTCGAAGGCTTTGACCGGCTCGAAGCCGTTCATCGACTTCTCTCGGCCCTGCATGGCCGGGCCATTCCACCCGACACGCGCCTGACCCGGCAGCAACACGCCCGCCAGCGCAGGATGCTGCGCGCTTTCGATGGCCACAGGGCCGGCGCAACGCAGCAGGAGATCGCACAGGCCATCCTGAAAGTCGGATTTCTTGACCGTGACGAATGGCAGGCATCCTCGGCGCGTCACGCCATCAAGGCGCTGCTGCGCGATGCCCGCGTCATGATCGCGGGCGGTTATCGAAAACTCCTGCGCCATCGCCGCCGACCCTAG